In Paramicrobacterium humi, the genomic stretch AAGTCAGGTGAGTCGATTCCCTGATTCCCGGGGAGCCACTTTCGACCGAGTTCACCGGCAACTTCAGAAATCTCCTTATCCACGGGAATCCATGTCATTACCCCGAGAAGCAAGCGGGTCCGGTGTTCTTCGTGCGAGCGCATGCCGGCCAAGATTTCGACTCGCGTTACTTCGCTCGCATACAGCGTTCCTTGGGAAAACGCCGTGCTCAGCACGTCCTGGGCTTGAGCGTTCGATCGAAGGACGTCGATCAGTACGGACGTGTCGACGACAGTCATCATCGTTCTGATGCCTCGCGCAAGCGCGAGCCCGAACGGAGTCGTTCGACGTATTCCTCGCCGTCGAAATCGCGATCGCTCCAAGCGCCAAAAGCTTCGGAGATCGCTCGGAGACCCGCTTCGGTGTCCCGCCGCGACCCGTAGGCGAGGGTGACAGCATCACGGATAAGGGCCGAAAGTGACCGGCCCGTGCGCGCAGCCTCGGCGTCAAGCAATCGGCGTTCCTCCTCCGAGAGGGAAATCTGCGTGCGTTGCATGATGTAATCTTACATCACTTGCGTGATTCGCTTCCAGGACGATTGCGACGCACACCCTTCGCGTCTTCCGGCAACGGGAGGCCGCGAGTCGCCTCGGATTCGGCTTGCGCGAGTTCTACCGCCTGCCGCGCACGCGCATCGAGCTGGTCATCATCCGCTGAGGAACCTCGCTTGCCGTTCATGCAGCCGTT encodes the following:
- a CDS encoding ribbon-helix-helix protein, CopG family, producing MQRTQISLSEEERRLLDAEAARTGRSLSALIRDAVTLAYGSRRDTEAGLRAISEAFGAWSDRDFDGEEYVERLRSGSRLREASER
- a CDS encoding type II toxin-antitoxin system VapC family toxin, giving the protein MMTVVDTSVLIDVLRSNAQAQDVLSTAFSQGTLYASEVTRVEILAGMRSHEEHRTRLLLGVMTWIPVDKEISEVAGELGRKWLPGNQGIDSPDLIIAATTRVTGGTLLTRNIKHFPMFEGLTAPY